One part of the Janthinobacterium sp. 17J80-10 genome encodes these proteins:
- the ccmB gene encoding heme exporter protein CcmB — protein MVRRDLLLAVRRPADVANVLFFFVIVATLFPLAVGPEREALRMMAPGIVWAAALLASILALSRLFATDHADGTLEGMLMSTEPLAVIVVAKVIAHWLVSGLPLALVAPLLAVQFDLPNGAALLLFLSLLLGTPVLSLVGAIGAALTLGVRGGSVLVALLVLPLYVPVLIFGAGAAAAGPENADAHLLVLGSLLAAAMALAPWATAAALRISLE, from the coding sequence ATGGTCCGGCGAGATTTGCTGCTTGCCGTGAGGCGGCCGGCGGACGTCGCCAATGTCCTGTTTTTTTTCGTGATCGTGGCCACGCTCTTTCCGCTGGCAGTCGGGCCGGAACGCGAGGCGCTGCGCATGATGGCGCCGGGAATCGTCTGGGCCGCCGCGCTGCTGGCATCCATACTCGCTCTGTCCCGCCTGTTCGCCACCGACCATGCCGATGGCACGCTGGAAGGCATGCTGATGTCGACCGAACCGCTGGCGGTGATCGTGGTGGCAAAGGTAATCGCCCACTGGCTGGTTTCAGGCTTGCCGCTGGCGCTGGTGGCGCCGCTTCTGGCGGTGCAATTCGATTTGCCGAATGGCGCGGCGTTGCTGTTGTTTCTGAGCCTGTTGCTAGGCACCCCCGTGCTGAGCCTGGTCGGCGCCATCGGTGCGGCACTGACCCTGGGAGTGCGTGGCGGCAGTGTGCTGGTAGCGCTGCTGGTGTTGCCGCTGTATGTGCCAGTGCTGATCTTCGGTGCCGGCGCAGCGGCAGCTGGCCCCGAAAACGCGGATGCCCACTTGCTGGTGCTGGGAAGCCTGCTGGCGGCGGCGATGGCGCTGGCGCCCTGGGCAACCGCGGCGGCGCTGCGCATCTCGCTTGAATAA
- a CDS encoding multidrug effflux MFS transporter — METIQVPPPAPAHIRPPGPILLAILLAGLAMLGPFSIDTYLPAFPNIQATLHASPIQVQQTLTAYMVAFALMILWHGALSDAFGRRNIILASLAVFAVASLGCAAVHSIEYLWAFRILQGVSAGAGVVIGRALIRDMYADARAARLLSLVTMIFSIAPAIAPILGGWIVKLLDWRSIFLFLFIYTLLLFWLCYKRLPETLPPEQRQPFNPAFLAQSYKKVLRSPLFHLKSGAVAFNFAGLFLYVAAAPVFITRHLGLGPDQFGWQFIPAVGGIFLGALAANRLAGKMPVPRQVLIGFCFLVGAGVLNVAYHAFFPAAVPWSVAPLFFYTFGMSVVAPGVTFMVLDLFPEIRGTVASCQSFTQTMLGAIVAGVIAPLLWHSVLWLAIGQLAMAVIALALWLGARAKLRASPR; from the coding sequence ATGGAAACCATACAAGTTCCACCTCCTGCACCAGCGCATATCCGTCCACCCGGGCCCATCCTGCTGGCGATTCTGCTGGCAGGCCTGGCCATGCTCGGGCCCTTTTCGATCGACACTTACCTGCCTGCCTTTCCCAACATACAGGCAACCCTGCATGCCAGCCCGATCCAGGTGCAACAAACGCTGACTGCCTACATGGTGGCATTTGCGCTGATGATCCTGTGGCACGGCGCGCTGTCCGATGCCTTTGGCCGGCGCAATATCATCCTGGCTTCGCTGGCAGTATTCGCCGTCGCCTCGCTCGGCTGCGCCGCGGTGCACAGCATCGAATACCTGTGGGCCTTTCGCATCCTGCAAGGCGTCTCCGCCGGCGCAGGCGTCGTGATCGGCCGCGCGCTCATCCGCGACATGTATGCCGATGCCCGCGCCGCGCGCCTGCTGTCACTGGTCACCATGATCTTTTCGATCGCCCCGGCCATCGCGCCGATCCTGGGCGGCTGGATTGTCAAGTTGCTCGACTGGCGTTCGATCTTCCTGTTCCTGTTCATCTACACGCTGCTGCTGTTCTGGCTTTGCTACAAACGGCTGCCGGAAACGCTGCCGCCTGAACAGCGGCAACCCTTTAATCCCGCGTTCCTTGCGCAAAGCTACAAGAAAGTATTGCGCTCGCCATTGTTCCACCTGAAATCCGGTGCGGTCGCCTTCAACTTTGCCGGCCTGTTCCTGTACGTCGCCGCCGCGCCGGTCTTCATCACGCGGCATCTTGGGCTGGGGCCCGACCAGTTCGGCTGGCAATTCATACCGGCTGTGGGCGGGATTTTCCTGGGGGCGCTCGCCGCCAACCGGCTGGCCGGCAAAATGCCGGTGCCCAGGCAGGTACTCATCGGCTTTTGCTTCCTCGTCGGCGCGGGCGTGCTCAATGTCGCCTACCATGCATTTTTCCCTGCCGCCGTGCCCTGGTCGGTCGCGCCGCTTTTTTTCTATACCTTCGGCATGTCGGTAGTCGCTCCGGGCGTCACCTTCATGGTGCTCGATCTCTTCCCGGAAATACGGGGCACCGTCGCCTCGTGCCAGTCATTTACGCAAACCATGCTGGGCGCCATTGTCGCCGGCGTCATTGCCCCGCTGCTCTGGCACTCGGTGCTGTGGCTGGCCATCGGCCAGCTCGCCATGGCGGTAATCGCGCTGGCCTTATGGCTGGGGGCGCGCGCGAAACTGCGCGCAAGCCCACGGTAA
- the ccmE gene encoding cytochrome c maturation protein CcmE — protein sequence MKTRHKRLALVLAGLALLGIAAALVLSAFQKNLVFFFTPTQVAAGEAPAGRSFRIGGMVEAGSVKRQADGMTVQFMVTDMAKSLPVTYRGILPDLFREGKGVVAQGKIGGNGVFLADEVLAKHDENYMPPEAAYAIEKGGAAAKHPGMTGEKK from the coding sequence ATGAAAACCAGGCATAAGCGGCTGGCGCTGGTGCTCGCCGGGCTGGCGCTGCTGGGCATTGCGGCAGCGCTGGTGCTCTCGGCATTCCAGAAGAACCTCGTGTTTTTCTTTACGCCCACGCAGGTGGCGGCGGGCGAGGCGCCTGCAGGTCGCAGCTTTCGCATCGGCGGCATGGTCGAGGCGGGCAGCGTCAAGCGCCAGGCCGACGGCATGACCGTGCAGTTCATGGTGACCGACATGGCAAAGAGCCTGCCGGTGACGTACCGCGGCATCCTTCCGGATCTTTTCCGAGAAGGAAAGGGCGTAGTTGCGCAAGGCAAGATTGGCGGCAACGGTGTTTTCCTTGCCGACGAAGTGCTGGCCAAGCACGATGAAAACTACATGCCGCCTGAGGCGGCGTATGCGATTGAAAAGGGCGGCGCGGCCGCAAAGCATCCAGGCATGACCGGAGAAAAGAAATGA
- a CDS encoding glucan biosynthesis protein G yields MLFNLRKIAGSTWPALLGCWLLALACPAAIAFGFNDVANQAKRLAASPYQAPEKNLPKGLARLSYDQYRDIRFKPRHFHWQRDGLPFELAFFHQGPLYDSPVALHEIDGKRVRPITYSPAQFDYGKNRLDPADLEGLGFAGFRVHYPLNTAQYKDEALVFLGASYFRALGKGQLYGLSARALAIDTAVPSGEEFPRFIKFWIERPRPHARELTIYALLDSPRASGAYRFVLKPDESTAVDVKARLYLRDVLAKPGFAPLTSMYLFGENQPAASNDYRPEVHDSDGLAIHAASGEWIWRPLVNPKRLLVTSFALSDPRGFGLMQRDRQFASYQDLEARYEMRPGAWIEPKGKWGAGRVELVQIPTPDETNDNVVAFWVPQAAPAVGKPVDLEYSILWQGQQQARSPLAWVTQTRRGHGYLPKPDDSIALSIDFEGPALQSLAADARVNPNFAADANARILSQQAYRNAVTGGWRVALRFHRDDDKKPVEIRGHLRNDQQTLSETWSYILPAE; encoded by the coding sequence ATGCTTTTCAATTTACGGAAAATTGCCGGTTCCACCTGGCCGGCCCTGCTGGGTTGCTGGCTGTTGGCGCTGGCGTGCCCGGCGGCAATTGCTTTCGGCTTCAACGATGTAGCAAACCAGGCCAAGCGGCTGGCTGCCAGTCCTTACCAGGCACCGGAAAAAAATTTGCCCAAGGGCCTCGCCCGGCTGAGTTACGACCAGTATCGCGATATCCGCTTCAAACCACGGCATTTTCACTGGCAGCGTGACGGTCTGCCGTTTGAACTGGCGTTCTTCCACCAGGGCCCGCTGTACGACAGCCCGGTCGCGCTCCATGAGATCGACGGCAAGCGGGTACGCCCGATCACTTACTCCCCGGCGCAGTTCGATTACGGCAAGAACCGCCTCGATCCGGCCGATCTGGAAGGATTGGGATTTGCCGGCTTTCGCGTGCACTACCCGCTAAACACGGCGCAGTACAAGGACGAGGCCCTGGTATTTCTGGGGGCAAGCTATTTTCGTGCATTGGGAAAGGGCCAGTTATACGGCTTGTCTGCCCGTGCGCTGGCGATTGATACGGCGGTGCCTTCGGGAGAGGAATTTCCGCGATTCATAAAATTCTGGATCGAGCGTCCGCGCCCGCATGCGCGGGAATTGACGATCTATGCCTTGCTCGATTCACCGCGCGCCAGCGGCGCTTACCGTTTCGTTCTCAAGCCTGACGAGTCGACCGCAGTCGACGTCAAGGCGCGCCTGTACCTGCGCGACGTTCTTGCCAAGCCGGGTTTTGCGCCATTGACGAGCATGTATCTGTTTGGCGAGAACCAGCCGGCTGCAAGCAACGATTACCGCCCTGAAGTCCACGATTCCGACGGCCTGGCCATCCACGCGGCCAGCGGCGAATGGATCTGGCGGCCACTGGTCAACCCCAAGCGCCTGCTGGTGACCTCGTTTGCGCTGAGCGATCCGCGGGGCTTCGGACTGATGCAGCGCGACCGGCAATTCGCCAGTTACCAGGACCTGGAAGCGCGCTATGAAATGCGGCCGGGCGCCTGGATTGAACCGAAGGGCAAATGGGGCGCAGGCCGTGTCGAGCTGGTACAGATTCCGACACCGGATGAGACCAATGACAATGTCGTCGCATTCTGGGTGCCGCAGGCAGCGCCTGCCGTTGGCAAGCCGGTCGACCTGGAGTACAGCATTCTCTGGCAGGGGCAGCAACAGGCGCGTTCACCGCTGGCCTGGGTGACGCAAACCCGGCGCGGCCATGGCTATTTGCCCAAGCCCGATGACAGCATTGCCCTGTCCATTGATTTTGAAGGACCGGCCTTGCAGTCGCTGGCGGCCGATGCGCGCGTCAATCCAAACTTTGCCGCCGATGCCAATGCCAGGATCCTGTCGCAACAGGCATATCGCAATGCGGTGACAGGCGGCTGGCGCGTGGCTTTGCGCTTTCATCGCGATGACGACAAAAAGCCCGTGGAAATCCGTGGACACTTGCGCAACGATCAACAAACCTTGTCTGAAACATGGAGCTATATCCTGCCCGCCGAGTAA
- a CDS encoding LLM class flavin-dependent oxidoreductase — protein sequence MPASPSLSVLDLSPIAEGSDAGQSLRNTLDLARHCERLGFRRYWLAEHHSMPGIASAATAVVIGHVAAGTSTIRVGAGGIMLPNHAPLVIAEQFGTLESLFPGRIDLGLGRAPGSDQATARALRRNLDSDPDQFPQDVQELMHYFDPVQAGQAVRAVPGAGLQVPIWILGSSLFGAQLAAELGLPYAFASHFAPAQMMQAIALYRARFRPSRHLQKPYVMLGLSVFAADSDEQARFIASSAQQAFVNLRSGHPTLLQPPVAGYVESLLPHQLAILEHTMSCSVIGGPDTVQRGIAAFLESTGADELMITSQIFSHGARLHSYALTAAAAGMRELQA from the coding sequence ATGCCTGCTTCACCTTCCCTGTCCGTACTGGATCTTTCACCGATTGCCGAAGGCAGCGATGCCGGTCAATCCCTGCGCAACACGCTCGACCTGGCGCGCCATTGCGAGCGCCTGGGCTTTCGCCGCTACTGGTTGGCGGAGCACCACAGCATGCCGGGCATCGCCAGCGCTGCAACTGCGGTCGTGATCGGCCACGTCGCTGCCGGCACCTCTACGATCCGCGTTGGCGCCGGCGGCATCATGCTGCCCAACCATGCGCCGCTGGTGATTGCCGAACAATTCGGCACGCTGGAATCGCTTTTCCCGGGCCGCATCGACCTGGGCCTTGGCCGCGCGCCGGGCTCGGACCAGGCCACCGCGCGCGCATTGCGCCGCAACCTGGACTCCGACCCGGACCAGTTCCCGCAGGACGTGCAGGAACTGATGCATTATTTTGATCCCGTCCAGGCCGGCCAGGCGGTGCGTGCCGTGCCTGGAGCGGGTCTGCAGGTGCCGATCTGGATTCTCGGCTCCAGCCTGTTCGGCGCCCAGCTGGCGGCGGAACTCGGCTTGCCCTATGCCTTCGCCTCGCATTTCGCGCCGGCGCAAATGATGCAGGCAATTGCGCTGTACCGGGCGCGTTTCCGCCCGTCGCGCCATTTGCAAAAACCCTACGTGATGCTGGGCTTGAGCGTATTTGCCGCAGACAGCGACGAACAAGCCCGTTTCATCGCCAGCTCGGCGCAGCAAGCCTTCGTCAACCTGCGCAGCGGACATCCCACGCTGCTGCAGCCGCCGGTCGCAGGCTATGTCGAAAGCCTCTTGCCGCACCAGCTTGCCATTCTTGAACACACCATGTCCTGCAGCGTCATCGGCGGCCCCGACACGGTGCAACGCGGCATTGCTGCCTTTCTTGAAAGCACTGGCGCCGACGAATTGATGATTACCTCGCAAATCTTCAGCCATGGCGCACGCCTGCATTCCTACGCGTTGACGGCTGCGGCGGCAGGCATGCGCGAACTGCAGGCCTGA
- a CDS encoding cytochrome c-type biogenesis protein: protein MHKFICACMLQVLLALPAQASVPAGGATDPVLEKRVAALSEQLRCLVCQNQSLADSNAALALDLKNQVREKLAAGQSEQQVVDYMVARYGDFVLYRPPVKTSTWLLWFGPFVLLAAAVAALLLRLARRRPIDALTDIERQRAAELLAGDDGHVVQGDKP from the coding sequence GTGCATAAATTTATTTGCGCCTGCATGTTGCAGGTACTGCTGGCGCTCCCGGCGCAGGCTTCGGTGCCGGCGGGAGGCGCGACTGACCCGGTGCTGGAAAAACGTGTGGCGGCCTTGTCCGAACAGCTGCGTTGCCTGGTATGCCAGAACCAGTCGCTGGCCGATTCCAATGCGGCTCTGGCACTCGACCTGAAAAACCAGGTGCGCGAAAAACTGGCCGCCGGCCAGTCCGAGCAACAAGTGGTGGACTACATGGTGGCGCGCTATGGCGATTTCGTGTTGTACCGTCCTCCCGTGAAAACGTCGACCTGGCTGCTGTGGTTCGGGCCTTTCGTGCTGCTGGCAGCCGCTGTTGCGGCACTTCTGCTCAGGCTGGCCCGGCGCCGTCCCATAGACGCCTTGACCGATATTGAACGCCAGCGGGCAGCGGAACTGCTCGCCGGAGACGATGGGCATGTTGTGCAGGGAGATAAGCCATGA
- a CDS encoding heme lyase CcmF/NrfE family subunit yields the protein MIAEIGNFAVMLALCLALVLGTLPLAGAATGRRRWMALARPAAGGQFAFLCLAFVCLAHSFAVNDFSVAYVAANSNLNLPLHFRIAATWGAHEGSLLLWVTILALWTFAVALLSRQLPQETVARVLGVMGLVSVGFLSFLLFTSNPFERLLPAPADGRDLNPLLQDFGMIIHPPLLYMGYVGFSVAFAFAIAALLEGRLDSAWARWSRPWTTVAWVFLTLGIFMGSFWAYYELGWGGWWFWDAVENASFMPWLVGTALIHSLAVTEKRGSFRNWTVLLAIVTFSLSLLGTFLVRSGVLTSVHAFATDPARGAYILAFLAIVIGGSLLLYAWRAPSVGVGGAFAPVSRESTLLMNNVLLLVAAGTVFLGTLYPLFLDALNLGKISVGPPYFEAVFVPLMAPVLLLMAVAPFVRWKQASLPELARQLRWVALAAIALGLLAAAASGAASPMVVLGLTLASWILLATASHLLERLRHAPAGTPWGKRLRSQPRSYWAMLVAHAGIGVFVIGVTLVKGMESGEDVRMQQGDIASVGGYQFRLTGIGEARGANYVAAQAAFEVTREGRPVATMTPQKRLYMAQEMPMTEAAIHRSLTRDLYVSLGEAIDRQTWIVRIQHKPFVGWIWGGCLIMAFGGLLAASDRRYRIAARRSRTVPVAAGTAPAGAGG from the coding sequence ATGATTGCGGAAATCGGCAATTTTGCCGTGATGCTGGCGCTGTGCCTGGCGCTGGTACTGGGCACGCTGCCGCTGGCTGGCGCGGCCACCGGACGACGTCGCTGGATGGCGCTGGCGCGGCCGGCAGCCGGCGGTCAGTTTGCCTTTCTTTGCCTGGCGTTCGTTTGCCTGGCGCACAGCTTTGCCGTGAACGACTTTTCAGTCGCTTATGTGGCGGCAAATTCGAACCTGAACCTGCCGCTGCATTTTCGCATCGCCGCGACCTGGGGCGCGCATGAGGGCTCGCTTTTGTTGTGGGTGACGATCCTGGCGCTGTGGACCTTTGCCGTTGCGCTGTTAAGCCGCCAGCTGCCGCAGGAGACGGTCGCGCGCGTGCTGGGCGTGATGGGGCTGGTCAGCGTCGGCTTCCTGAGTTTTCTTTTGTTTACCTCCAATCCCTTCGAGCGGCTGCTGCCGGCGCCGGCGGACGGGCGCGACCTCAATCCGCTGCTGCAGGATTTCGGCATGATCATCCATCCGCCCTTGCTGTACATGGGGTATGTCGGCTTTTCCGTGGCCTTCGCCTTTGCCATCGCGGCGCTGCTGGAAGGCAGGCTCGACAGCGCCTGGGCGCGCTGGTCACGGCCCTGGACCACCGTCGCATGGGTGTTCCTGACGCTGGGGATTTTCATGGGCAGCTTCTGGGCGTATTACGAGCTTGGCTGGGGCGGCTGGTGGTTCTGGGATGCGGTGGAAAATGCCTCCTTCATGCCATGGCTGGTCGGCACCGCGCTGATCCATTCGCTGGCCGTGACGGAAAAGCGCGGCAGCTTCCGGAACTGGACGGTGCTGCTGGCAATCGTCACCTTCTCGCTATCGCTGCTCGGCACCTTCCTGGTGCGTTCGGGCGTACTGACCTCGGTGCATGCCTTCGCCACCGATCCGGCGCGCGGCGCCTATATCCTGGCATTTCTGGCGATCGTCATCGGCGGCTCGCTCTTGCTGTATGCCTGGCGCGCGCCATCGGTGGGCGTCGGCGGCGCCTTTGCGCCGGTCTCGCGCGAATCGACCCTGCTGATGAATAATGTGCTGCTGCTGGTGGCGGCGGGCACGGTATTCCTCGGCACCCTGTATCCATTGTTCCTGGATGCCCTCAATCTCGGCAAGATCTCGGTCGGGCCACCGTATTTCGAGGCGGTATTCGTGCCATTGATGGCGCCGGTATTGCTGTTGATGGCGGTGGCCCCCTTCGTGCGCTGGAAGCAGGCGTCGCTGCCGGAACTGGCGCGCCAGCTGCGCTGGGTGGCGCTGGCGGCGATTGCGCTGGGCCTCCTGGCAGCTGCGGCCAGCGGTGCTGCGTCGCCCATGGTGGTGCTGGGGCTGACGCTGGCCAGCTGGATCTTGCTGGCGACCGCGTCGCACCTGCTTGAGCGCCTGCGCCATGCGCCGGCCGGCACCCCTTGGGGCAAGAGATTACGCAGCCAGCCGCGCAGTTACTGGGCAATGCTGGTGGCCCATGCGGGCATCGGTGTATTCGTGATCGGCGTGACGCTGGTCAAGGGCATGGAAAGCGGCGAAGACGTGCGCATGCAGCAGGGCGACATTGCCAGCGTCGGCGGCTACCAGTTCCGCCTGACAGGTATTGGCGAGGCCAGGGGCGCCAATTATGTCGCCGCGCAAGCCGCTTTCGAGGTTACGCGCGAGGGACGTCCTGTTGCGACCATGACGCCGCAAAAGCGCCTGTACATGGCGCAGGAAATGCCGATGACTGAGGCGGCAATCCACCGCAGCCTGACGCGCGACCTGTATGTCTCGCTGGGCGAGGCGATCGACCGCCAGACCTGGATCGTGCGCATCCAGCACAAGCCCTTCGTTGGCTGGATCTGGGGCGGATGCCTGATCATGGCGTTCGGCGGCTTGCTGGCCGCATCCGACCGGCGCTATCGCATTGCCGCGCGCCGCAGCCGCACCGTGCCGGTGGCTGCAGGCACGGCGCCGGCCGGCGCGGGAGGCTGA
- the ccmI gene encoding c-type cytochrome biogenesis protein CcmI, with protein sequence MSAFLLAAFALTACALLFLLPPLLRRDDAEEGQVRRDDLNLAVLRDQLRELEADLAAGVIGRAAYDSARLELERRVAEEVGLPARVATARAPARWTSAGLLLALPALASVLYILLGSPLALESVRDNPHDAAPQPIEAMVEALAQRLKDRPDDIEGWHMLARSYNALERHRDASNAYAHLLAKTPGDADLLADYADTLAMVLNRSLQGEPEKLVERALAIDPGHFKALALAGSAAFERRDYAAALTRWQKIMDLAPADSEIARSTTASMNEARAMMGKGAPATAKAPVAAASQVAVAGDHRLEGRVEIDPALRAQVKDSDTVFIYARAVSGPRFPLAVLRKQVRDLPVSFVLDDSMAMMPGSKLSDHATVVVGARISRTGSATPSPGEPQVLVESVPRGAKKLQLRLAASGG encoded by the coding sequence ATGAGTGCATTTTTGCTGGCGGCGTTTGCATTGACGGCCTGCGCATTGCTGTTTCTTTTGCCGCCGCTATTGCGACGGGACGATGCGGAGGAAGGGCAGGTGCGGCGCGATGACCTGAACCTGGCGGTGCTGCGCGACCAGTTGCGCGAACTTGAGGCCGATCTCGCTGCGGGTGTGATCGGGCGCGCCGCATATGACAGCGCCCGCCTGGAACTGGAGCGGCGGGTCGCCGAAGAAGTGGGCTTGCCGGCGCGCGTCGCCACGGCAAGGGCGCCGGCGCGCTGGACCTCGGCCGGACTGTTGCTGGCATTGCCGGCCCTGGCGAGTGTCTTGTATATCCTGCTGGGTTCGCCACTGGCGCTGGAAAGCGTGCGCGACAATCCCCACGACGCCGCGCCGCAGCCGATCGAGGCGATGGTCGAGGCGCTGGCGCAGCGGCTAAAGGACCGGCCGGATGATATCGAGGGCTGGCACATGTTGGCGCGATCCTACAACGCCCTGGAGCGCCACCGCGACGCGAGCAATGCCTATGCCCACCTGCTTGCGAAAACACCCGGCGATGCTGACTTGCTGGCCGATTATGCCGATACGCTGGCGATGGTGCTGAACCGCAGCCTGCAGGGCGAGCCGGAAAAGCTGGTCGAGCGCGCACTGGCAATCGATCCGGGACACTTCAAGGCGCTGGCGCTGGCGGGCAGCGCCGCATTCGAGCGGCGCGACTATGCCGCGGCGCTGACGCGCTGGCAAAAGATCATGGATCTCGCGCCGGCGGACTCCGAGATTGCCCGCTCGACTACTGCGAGCATGAACGAGGCACGTGCGATGATGGGCAAGGGCGCGCCGGCGACGGCAAAGGCGCCGGTCGCTGCCGCCTCACAAGTCGCAGTAGCGGGGGACCACCGGTTGGAAGGCCGGGTGGAGATCGATCCCGCGCTGCGCGCGCAGGTGAAGGATAGCGATACGGTTTTCATTTATGCGCGTGCGGTGTCCGGTCCGCGTTTTCCGCTGGCAGTGCTGCGCAAGCAGGTGCGCGACTTGCCTGTGAGTTTCGTGCTTGACGACAGCATGGCGATGATGCCTGGATCGAAACTGTCGGATCATGCCACGGTCGTGGTGGGCGCACGCATTTCCCGAACCGGCAGTGCCACGCCGAGTCCGGGCGAGCCGCAAGTGCTGGTTGAGTCGGTGCCCCGCGGCGCGAAAAAACTGCAGCTGCGGCTTGCCGCAAGCGGCGGCTGA
- the ccmC gene encoding heme ABC transporter permease CcmC gives MTDSIFAAKAGSGEGGWLRFAAPAAFFPLAGKMIPWFGAAAALLSLAGLALGLLMAPTDHQQGDAYRIIFVHVPAAWLSMLIYVAMAFWAGIGLIFNTRLSSMLASALAPTGALFAFLALWTGALWGKPTWGTWWVWDARLTSELILLFLYIGFMALQAAIDEPRRADRAGAVLAIVGVVNVPVIYFSVQWWNTLHQGASVSFTRAPSMATIMLAGMLLTAAGLWCYAIAVSLARLRCIVLEREGDTDWAKRTLEQTA, from the coding sequence ATGACTGACTCTATTTTTGCAGCGAAAGCCGGCAGCGGCGAAGGCGGCTGGCTGCGCTTTGCCGCGCCGGCCGCATTTTTCCCGCTGGCCGGCAAGATGATTCCCTGGTTCGGCGCTGCCGCCGCGCTGTTGTCCCTGGCCGGCCTGGCCCTGGGGTTGCTGATGGCGCCGACCGATCACCAGCAGGGCGATGCCTACCGCATCATATTCGTCCATGTGCCCGCCGCCTGGCTATCGATGCTGATTTATGTGGCGATGGCATTCTGGGCCGGCATTGGCCTGATTTTCAACACGCGCCTGTCATCCATGCTGGCCAGCGCCCTGGCGCCGACCGGGGCGCTGTTTGCCTTCCTGGCGCTGTGGACAGGCGCGCTTTGGGGCAAGCCGACCTGGGGCACGTGGTGGGTATGGGATGCCCGGCTCACCTCGGAACTCATCCTGCTGTTTCTCTACATCGGTTTCATGGCGCTGCAGGCCGCCATCGATGAGCCGCGCCGCGCCGACCGTGCCGGTGCGGTACTGGCAATTGTCGGCGTGGTCAATGTGCCGGTAATTTATTTTTCCGTCCAGTGGTGGAATACCCTGCACCAGGGCGCTTCGGTGAGTTTTACGCGTGCGCCCAGCATGGCGACGATCATGTTGGCAGGCATGCTGCTGACGGCCGCGGGCCTCTGGTGCTATGCGATCGCGGTGAGCCTGGCGCGCCTGCGCTGCATCGTGCTTGAGCGCGAGGGCGACACCGATTGGGCAAAACGCACTCTGGAGCAGACGGCATGA
- a CDS encoding DsbE family thiol:disulfide interchange protein, translated as MRRFLLPFIGFLVLLAFLAIGLRLNPREVPSPLIGKPAPAFVLPQLHAPAETVSARQMAGQVWIFNVWASWCVACRQEHPVLMDLAKTAGVPLVGLNYKDGRDQGAAWLREHGDPYAVSAFDGEGRVGIDYGVYGVPETFVVDKQGIIRLKITGPLTPKDVESRLLPLLRELNRA; from the coding sequence ATGCGGCGTTTCCTGTTGCCGTTCATCGGCTTTCTGGTGCTGCTGGCATTTCTCGCCATTGGCTTGCGCCTGAATCCGCGCGAGGTGCCGTCGCCCTTGATCGGCAAGCCTGCGCCGGCGTTCGTGCTGCCGCAACTGCATGCGCCGGCCGAGACTGTCTCGGCGCGCCAAATGGCCGGGCAGGTCTGGATCTTCAATGTCTGGGCTTCATGGTGCGTGGCCTGCCGCCAGGAGCATCCGGTATTGATGGACCTAGCCAAAACCGCAGGTGTGCCGCTGGTGGGCCTCAATTACAAGGATGGGCGCGACCAGGGCGCTGCCTGGCTGCGCGAACATGGCGATCCCTATGCCGTATCGGCTTTTGATGGCGAGGGACGTGTCGGTATCGATTACGGCGTGTATGGGGTGCCGGAAACTTTCGTGGTCGACAAGCAGGGCATCATCCGCTTGAAAATCACCGGCCCGCTGACTCCGAAGGACGTCGAGAGTCGCCTGCTGCCCCTGCTCAGGGAGTTGAACCGTGCATAA
- the ccmD gene encoding heme exporter protein CcmD, translating into MIWHSWQEFFAMGGYAPYVWGSLLVVFGLLAAEVLGLQWRRRAILQRHARQIERASFKRTGNENQA; encoded by the coding sequence ATGATCTGGCACAGCTGGCAGGAATTTTTTGCAATGGGCGGTTATGCGCCTTACGTATGGGGCTCGCTGCTGGTCGTATTCGGCTTGCTGGCAGCGGAAGTGCTTGGTTTGCAATGGCGGCGCCGCGCCATCCTGCAGCGCCATGCACGGCAAATCGAACGCGCATCTTTCAAAAGGACGGGCAATGAAAACCAGGCATAA